One genomic region from Zalophus californianus isolate mZalCal1 chromosome 14, mZalCal1.pri.v2, whole genome shotgun sequence encodes:
- the SLC2A11 gene encoding solute carrier family 2, facilitated glucose transporter member 11 — protein sequence MRALQRLIQGRVLLLTICAAGIGGTFQFGYNLSIINAPTLHIQEFINETWWVRTGQALPNHLVLLVWSLIVSLYPLGGLFGALLAGPLAVMLGRKKSLLVNNIFVVAAATLFGFSRRAGSFEMIVLGRLLMGVSAGLSMNVQPMYLGESAPRELRGAVAMTPAIFAALGIVIGQVVGLRELLGNPGAWPLLLASCLVPGVLQLASLPLLPESPRYLLIDRGDTEACLVALQRLRGSADVAGELEELEEERAACEGQRARRPWELFQDRGLRRQVTSLVVLASALELCGNDSVYAYASSVFREAGIPEGKVQYAVLGTGSCELLAACLSCVLIERVGRRLLLIGGYGLMTCWGSIFTAALCLQSFFTWMPYLAMSCIFAFILSFGIGPAGVTGILATELFDQKARPAAYMVGGALMWTLLFLVGLGFPFLKEGLSPFLYMPFLGVCVCGTIYTGFFLPETKGKTFLEISEELHRLNFSRQSQGPEWTGPEVVLSTEL from the exons aTTCAGGGCAGGGTCCTGCTCCTGACCATCTGCGCGGCTGGCATTGGCGGGACTTTTCAATTTGGCTACAACCTCTCCATCATCAATGCCCCAACTTTG CACATTCAGGAATTCATCAATGAGACATGGTGGGTGCGCACCGGCCAGGCACTACCCAATCACCTAGTTCTGTTGGTGTGGTCCCTCATTGTGTCTCTGTACCCGCTGGGGGGCCTCTTTGGAGCACTGCTGGCTGGGCCCCTGGCCGTCATGCTGGGAAG GAAGAAGTCCCTCCTGGTGAATAACATCTTCGTGGTGGCCGCGGCGACCCTGTTTGGCTTCAGCCGCAGAGCAGGCTCCTTTGAGATGATCGTGCTGGGCAGGCTGCTCATGGGAGTCAGTGCAG GCTTGAGCATGAATGTCCAGCCCATGTACCTGGGGGAAAGTGCCCCCAGGGAGCTCCGAGGAGCCGTGGCCATGACCCCAGCCATCTTCGCTGCCCTGGGGATCGTGATAGGTCAGGTGGTCGGACTCAG ggAGCTCCTGGGTAACCCAGGGGCCTGGCCCCTGCTGCTGGCCAGCTGCCTGGTGCCTGGGGTGCTCCagcttgcctccctccctctgcttcctgagAGCCCACGCTACCTCCTCATTGACCGTGGAGACACCGAGGCCTGCCTGGTGG ccctgcAGCGGCTGCGGGGCAGCGCGGACGTGGCGGGGGAGttggaggagctggaggaggagcgCGCCGCCTGCGAGGGCCAGCGCGCGCGGCGCCCGTGGGAGCTGTTCCAGGATCGCGGCCTGCGGAGGCAGGTGACGAGCCTCGTGGTGCTGGCCAGTGCCTTGGAGCTCTGCGGGAACGACTCG GTGTACGCATACGCCTCCTCCGTGTTCCGGGAGGCCGGGATTCCCGAGGGGAAGGTCCAGTACGCCGTCTTGGGGACTGGGAGCTGCGAGCTGCTCGCGGCCTGCCTCAGT TGTGTGCTGATCGAGAGGGTGGGCCGCCGTTTGCTGCTGATAGGAGGGTACGGCCTGATGACCTGCTGGGGAAGTATCTTCACAGCGGCCCTGTGCCTGCAG AGCTTCTTCACCTGGATGCCCTACCTGGCCATGTCCTGCATCTTTGCCTTCATCCTCAGCTTTGGCATTGGCCCTG CCGGAGTGACAGGGATTCTGGCCACGGAGCTGTTTGACCAGAAGGCCCGGCCTGCTGCCTATATGGTCGGCGGGGCGCTTATGTGGACCTTGCTCTTCCTGGTCGGGCTGGGGTTTCCCTTCCTCAAG GAGGGATTGTCCCCCTTCCTTTATATGCCTTTCCTCGGTGTTTGTGTCTGTGGGACCATCTATACTGGCTTCTTCCTCCCGGAGACCAAAGGCAAGACCTTCCTGGAGATCTCTGAGGAATTGCACAGACTCAACTTCTCCCGGCAGAGCCAGGGCCCTGAGTGGACGGGCCCAGAAGTCGTCCTGTCCACAGAGCTGTAA
- the MIF gene encoding macrophage migration inhibitory factor has translation MPMFVVNTNVPRASVPDGLLSELTQQLAQATGKPAQYIAVHVVSDQLMAFGGSNEPCALCSLHSIGKIGGAQNRSYSKLLCGLLAERLRVSPDRIYINYYDMNAANVGWNGSTFA, from the exons ATGCCGATGTTCGTGGTGAACACCAACGTCCCCCGCGCCTCCGTGCCGGACGGGCTCCTTTCCGAGCTCACTCAGCAGCTGGCGCAGGCCACCGGCAAGCCGGCTCAG TACATCGCGGTGCACGTGGTCTCAGACCAGCTCATGGCCTTCGGCGGCTCAAATGAGCCGTGCGCGCTCTGCAGTCTGCACAGCATCGGCAAGATCGGAGGCGCGCAGAACCGCTCCTACAGCAAGCTGCTGTGCGGCCTGCTGGCCGAGCGCCTGCGCGTCAGCCCGGATAG GATTTACATCAACTACTACGACATGAACGCGGCCAACGTGGGCTGGAACGGCTCCACCTTCGCGTGA